The window agcttctcgtagtcgtgctcgccgtcggagccgcTCGTCTCGATGAGACAGTAAAAGGggtgctcgccctcgagcggCCGCCTCTCCTCCGGCCGCGCCAGCCGCACGAGCTGCTGGCTGCGGCCGTCCATGAGCTCAAAGGCCGAGAGGATCTCCGACAGCTGCCCCTTGGCCTCGCGGAAGGCCCGCTGCGCCTTTGCGTACGACTCGAGCCCGAGGAAGGCGACGTtgacggccggcgagcgcTGCGGGCACTGGATCGAGAGCttggtgatgatgccgatggtgccctcggcgccgatgaAGAGCTGCTTGACGTCGTAGCCCGTGTTGTTCTTGCGCAGCGTGCAGAGGTCGTccatgacggtgccgtcgggcaggacggcctcgatgccgaggacgctGCCGTGCAGGCTGCCGTAGcgcagcaggcgcaggccgccggcgttggTCGCGACGTTGCCGCCGACCTGGCAGGAGCCCTTGGCCCCGAGGTCGAGCGGGAAGATGTATCCCCGCTCGGCGAGGTACTGATCCGCCACCTCGAGGATgcagccggcgtcgaggacgagggagcCGCTGACGTCGTCAAACGAGTGGATCTTGTTCATGCGCGCCATGCTGACGACGATCTCGTCAAAGACGGGCAccgagccgccgacgaggcccgtGTTGCCGCCCTGgggcacgacggcgagcatctCGCGGTTGCAGTAGCGCAGGATGCCGCtgacgtcgtcggtcgacgccggcctgaGGACGAGTCGACACTGGCCGCGGTACTTGTGCATCCAGTCCTCGTTGAAGGGCTCgatgtcggcctcggcctcgacgacggcggcatcgctgCCGAGCAGCTCCTTGAAGTGGGCGACGTGCCGGGGCGTCAGCGCGGCGAAGCGAGAGTCGCGCCGGAGATGCGGATACGTCTCCGCCGTGAGCCGTGTCCTTTGAGGGATGCTCGGGGCAAGCAtgcgcggcgccgacgtggcGATGCATCGCGCCGGAGCGGGCGAGCAGGAGGtggccgacgtggccgatATCGCAGCGGCCGCTGGGACGACGGGTCGAaggatgccgccgctgccgtggAGGTGGCCGCATCGGCCGGGGGGGCGCACGGCGCGAAGGAATCGGGCTCGGGAGACCATGGCGGCTAGAAAGGCACGCAGGCTATCGAGGTGCTGGCCAGACGCAGGATCCGAGAGAAGTTGAAAGGGCCACCAAgaacggcatcgccatgggtTTGGTCGAGAAATGCCGAAAGTAAATGTCCGTAAgtaaatgtacggagtatggagtacttgccgAGTACCTACcgttgtacaggtacctgtTGGTCGAGATGTGCACTgtattcctccgtactctgggagtacggatacttgtagctgtacatgtgcgagcAGATGGGGTGGGTCACCGACGGGAGCCCAAGATACTGCACTCCGTTCAGAGTAGTTgtagtaattacagtgcgtaataatgctccgtacagtacacctgcaggcTACACccacctacttaagtactaaggtactgAAGTCTccatactactaggtacctagtactccgtactgtactgtacatacggagtactgtaagtgtacttgcctttacaactacaactacatagtatgtacaagtactccgtacactgtactccataggtacctacagtagtactccgtacttgccgagtattactgcatcactactaggtacgctATACTTGCACAGGAGacatacctacagtactgtaatactgcCAGTAGTTAGTTACtacgtactccatactcctAATGGCATTGGCTTGGTTAGTACTTGAAGGTGCAGGATGGAAAAGTGTCTCTTCGCCGGCATAGGATTCGTCCCCCGGAAGCCCTTCCCTCCGTGGTAGGATGAACAATGCATGCACCTTGCACCGGACGAATGGTCACACTGGTGCTGCTTTCGAGGAGACGACACTGTGGGCTATCGCATGTATTCATGGCCCGAGGGCCTTTGGGATCAAGGGTTGGTCGCCCTCCCAGAAGACTATCGACTACGTTGCCAGCACCGTCCAGATGACCCTACCATGTCGACGCGACCGTCCCGTGCCCGTCTtttccatcgtcgccatgacCGTCCGTCCCGGTCCCATGAGAAGCCCTGCCACCGCGTCGCTCGGTCCCCGGGGCACGATCCTACGGATGCAGTAACCAAGAAAACAAGGGAATGATGGAACAAAGGAATGAATGACATGAGATGAAACGAAATGAAGCGAAACGgacgggccgccgacggcatccgcACGTGCTCCGTCGGGCCCGTCGCTCGCCTCCCAAGAAACGCCGGACGCGTACGCGTGCTGGGCAGGCGTGCGGCCAAGGGCAAAGGCCATCATCATGCAACACCGGCCTTTTTCCTTTCCCCCTTTGGCGGGCCCGCGCTGCCGACGTTGATCCTGTCCCGCAGCACGCCCCCGggcacctcgtcgtcggcggccggcggtTCGTCGATGAGCTTGTCCATGAAGGATATGTAGTCGTACTGCGGCCGGCCGCGGTCCTCGGACATGTCGGGCCCGTGGTGGGCCGGCAtcatctcgacgagctggtcgATGACCTCGTCCGGCACGAGGCTGTGGCGCAGGTCCATCTCCGTCACGTACGGCTTCCCGTCGGCCACCTCGCGGAAGGACTGGAAGACCTGCTCGGCCGTGTTCTGGTCCTCGGTCACGTCCACCATGAAGCGGATGAACTGCTCAAACGTGACGTGGTCGCGCCCGTCGGACGACTCGACAAAGTACTCGTgcatctcgtcctcggagaagacgaggccgagggaggcgagcGCGGCGCTGAACTCGAGCTCCTGCAGCGAGTTGGTGTCGTCGCGGTCAAAGTGGCGGAAGACGCTCTCAAACTCCTCAAGCTGGATGGGCGTCAGGTTCGTCATGCTCCGGGCCACCATCTGGTTCTCGAGGAAGGAGAGCTTCTTCTGGACCGACGActtgacgaggccgagctcgtaCAGCAGCTCGTCGTACGTGTACGTCGTGAAGTCGTTCTCCTCGATGTTGGCCTCCTCGCACTTctcgtccacggcggcgatggtctCGAGGTAGCGATCGAGCGGCGCGAGGTTGTCGCTGAGCTTCCGGACGTGCAGCAGCtggtcctcgacgtcgccgtcgaggcccgaGATGGCGAGCTGCATCGTGTTGAGGGCCATGGCGAAGTCGTTGGCCTTGTCGGCAAACGACCTCCTCAGCGCGTTCTTGATGCTGCGCAGACGCGTGTCAGCCAGCCTGCCTTCCGGCCCGCCTGCGCGCCTTCGCTCGGGGGTCACTCACTCTCGAATCGTCTCGTTGACGACCTGGGCGCGCGTCATctccgccttggccagcgtcgcccactcctcctcgagcacgtcgagccgcacgtcggccggcggctcGTACGGCCGCAGCCGGTACGTGCCCAGCTTGGTCTTGATGTTGCCGAGCAGCGTCGCGAGGTCGCTCTTCTCCGCCACCCAGTCCCGTTTCCGGCCCCGCTTGTAGGCCGAGAACTCGGTCGCCTGCgccttggcgtcggcgtaggTCCCCTCGAacgtcgcccgccgccacTGCTCGACCTGCTCCCGCGTcgcgccgaggagggcgcgCATGCGGCGCTCGTAGGCGCTCTGCATCTCCCAGGCGCCCTGCATGTTGTTGACAAACTTCTCGACCCGCCGCCCTGCGTTCTCCACCTTTTCCATCTGGCTGAAGGCGTGGAACCAGTAGGCGATGTACGTCATGAGACTCCGCTCGTCGGGCTTGGGCACGTCGcagacgtcctcgacgtcgagcagcttCGGGATGCCGATCTCGCGGTGGGCGATCTCGAAGGCGAGCTGCATGTTGCCGCGGTGGTCCGACTTGTCGAGCGCGTCAAAGTCGATGAGGTCGGGCCGGTGgatgtcgaggagggcgcagaaggcgaggccgtcgttcCAGCTGGCGCTGAAGTCGCgcacctcgacctcgtcgtagCAGGCCGTCTTCCTCTGGCACCAGAGGAGCAGGCCCTCCTTGGCCGACATGCCCTCCTCGTTGATGTCGCTGATGGTGAAGCGGAGGATGAGGGTCCAgatgaggccgaggacgatcttgcggttgccgtcgacgacgtcctcggcgccgatgtTGGTCATCTGGATGCCCCTCGAGGTGATGAAGTCGAGCGCGAGGTTCGCGTTCTCGAACCTCTGCACCCGCAGCTTGGGCTTCGACGCGTAGCGGCCCAGGGATTCGCCCGAGAGGCATTCGAGCAGATGGATGAGGATGACCTAGTGTTTTTTTTGCCGGCGTTAGCCCGCGGAATCGAGAcgtggggaggggggcacctcgacgtcgacataCACCATCGCTGAGGTCGGCAACGAGGTCCTTGACCTCAAGTTCCCGGGCCTCGATTTTCGTGTTGAGCCTGGCGAGGAGAGAGGCCGTTAGCGCGCCGTcatgccgtcgtcatcgagccGTCACGGAGCCGCTGGCACGCACCATTTGGTAAACGTCTTCTGCTGGACGGTGATCCACCGCTGCTGCTCGGTAAAGGTCATCCTCGTGAGTCCTTGCTCGGCGTTGCGTGCGCCGGCGGGCGTCTTGCttctgctgccgccgctgccgttgccgccgatgcTGCTCCCGTTTGCTCGTCTGCTTCGACGCCACCGCGGTCGGGAGCCTCTGCTGGTCACGTCGACTTCGCCCTtggagctcggcgacggcggcgacctcgtcgcaACCTCCGAACGCTGGAGCCTGGCCGCTTGCAGCTCCTTCTTGTCTCGCCTGCTGCGCTGGACCAAAGGTCGCGGCGGTGTCGAGTCAAACGTGGGCAGGGTCGCGctctcgctcgtcggcgttgatggCGGCCGCGGGTCCCCTCCGcactcgacgtcgacgacgctcgtgGCCGACGTGGAGATGCTAGATTCTGTGGGCGAGCGGGACGATTTGGACGCagggggagagggcgagagggagg of the Drechmeria coniospora strain ARSEF 6962 chromosome 01, whole genome shotgun sequence genome contains:
- a CDS encoding D-lactate dehydrogenase 2 — protein: MVSRARFLRAVRPPGRCGHLHGSGGILRPVVPAAAAISATSATSCSPAPARCIATSAPRMLAPSIPQRTRLTAETYPHLRRDSRFAALTPRHVAHFKELLGSDAAVVEAEADIEPFNEDWMHKYRGQCRLVLRPASTDDVSGILRYCNREMLAVVPQGGNTGLVGGSVPVFDEIVVSMARMNKIHSFDDVSGSLVLDAGCILEVADQYLAERGYIFPLDLGAKGSCQVGGNVATNAGGLRLLRYGSLHGSVLGIEAVLPDGTVMDDLCTLRKNNTGYDVKQLFIGAEGTIGIITKLSIQCPQRSPAVNVAFLGLESYAKAQRAFREAKGQLSEILSAFELMDGRSQQLVRLARPEERRPLEGEHPFYCLIETSGSDGEHDYEKLERFLEHVLGNDVVADGVVAQDATQIKSLWSWREGVPECVGHWGGVYKYDVSIPLADMYSIVDDVKARLEAAGLVGETDEFPVVGVVGYGHMGDANLHLNVAVRRYDREVEAMLEPFVYEWIAKRQGSISAEHGLGLAKKSYIRYSRNETMVGLMKQIKTLYDPNGIMNPYKYI